CCTAAGTTTAATGTAATAAGAGCAATTAATGAAATTAAAGCTTCAGGACCAGCTTTTGCGGCTCTACCTACAACTCCAGCAATACCTACTGGACCTAATACTTCTGTAGTTTTTGTTTTTCCAGTGAATAATTGACCAATAGAATCTATCATAGCTTTTAATAATGTATTTGCCCATTGAATAGAAACAGTTATTATTTCTAATCCTTTAGGTTTCCAATAATCAAAAGCATATTTTAATACTAAAGGTTCTTGCAATATATTCATAAATTCTGATTTATCTATAATAATACTTTCTTCAATACCATTTCTTAATACTTTAATATCCAATGTATCGGATTCTATTCCAGATATAAACTCTTCAATTTTATTATTTGTAATAGTTATCATTTTATCTTCTGAGCTCATAGAAATCGATGATAATAGTGAAATAATATCTAAACCATTTTTGATTTTTTTTCCATTAATATCAACTATAATATCACCTGTTTTAAAAGGTTCTATATCTTTATTAATTATATTTGAAAAGGTAGCAAAATATACTCCAATGGCATATCTAGATTCAGAAATGGAAATTCCTTCAATTTTACCTTCTATATTTTCCCCGTTTTCTAATTCTATAATTAGTTTATCACCTTTTTCTAAATTAGGTAATATCTCATTTATTTTCTCAGGTGGATTTAAATTGAAAGATTTAATATTTTTAGAATTTAATATTATATTAGAATCAGATTTAAACACAATCATATATTCAGGATCATACAATTCTGGAGTAATTGAAATATTTATTTTATTATTATTTCTTATAACTTCTAAATTTAATTCTTTTCCTTCTTTTATTGCATAACTTAATATTCCACTATCAAAAACAATATCACCATTTACTTTTTTTATTACATCACCTGATTGTAAACCAGCATAATATGCAGGAGAATCCTTGATTACATCTTCAATTTTAACTTCTGGGAATCCATATAATAATCCTGATATAGCTAAAATAATATATCCTAAAATAACAGAGAATAAAGGTCCAGCAAATGCGATTAAAAACTTTTGCCATGGTTTTTTATTATAGAACATTTTAGGATCATCTGACAATTCATTTTCAATTTCTTCGCCTGCGATTCTAACATAACCGCCCATAGGGATTAGGTTAAATCTAAATTCAGTTTCTTTACCTTTTTTTGAAAATATTTTAGGTCCCATACCT
This genomic stretch from Marinitoga litoralis harbors:
- a CDS encoding M50 family metallopeptidase, which produces MLTLFWFMIVITIVVFFHELGHYIFAKLFNTKVEEFAIGMGPKIFSKKGKETEFRFNLIPMGGYVRIAGEEIENELSDDPKMFYNKKPWQKFLIAFAGPLFSVILGYIILAISGLLYGFPEVKIEDVIKDSPAYYAGLQSGDVIKKVNGDIVFDSGILSYAIKEGKELNLEVIRNNNKINISITPELYDPEYMIVFKSDSNIILNSKNIKSFNLNPPEKINEILPNLEKGDKLIIELENGENIEGKIEGISISESRYAIGVYFATFSNIINKDIEPFKTGDIIVDINGKKIKNGLDIISLLSSISMSSEDKMITITNNKIEEFISGIESDTLDIKVLRNGIEESIIIDKSEFMNILQEPLVLKYAFDYWKPKGLEIITVSIQWANTLLKAMIDSIGQLFTGKTKTTEVLGPVGIAGVVGRAAKAGPEALISLIALITLNLGIVNLLPIPALDGGRIVFSLYEMITGKRTNPKVEATIHTIGFLLLMGLFIYFTYNDILRFLR